From a single Callithrix jacchus isolate 240 chromosome 5, calJac240_pri, whole genome shotgun sequence genomic region:
- the MRPS7 gene encoding small ribosomal subunit protein uS7m: protein MAAPAVKVSRGWSGLAPIVRRAVWQHPGLTQVRWSRYSAEFKDPLIDKEHYRKPMEKLTEEEKYDRELKKTQLIKAAPAAKTSSVFEDPVVSKFTNMMMKGGNKILARSLMTQTLESVKRKQFEKYHAASAEEQATIERNPYIIFHQALRNCEPMIGLVPILRGGRIYQVPTSLPDRRRRFLAMKWMITECRENKHRRMLMPEKLSHELLEAFHNQGPVIKRKHDMHKMAEANRALAHYRWW, encoded by the exons ATGGCTGCCCCCGCAGTGAAGGTTTCCCGAGGTTGGTCGGGCCTGGCGCCGATCGTGCGGCGGGCTGTCTGGCAGCATCCAGG GCTAACTCAGGTGAGGTGGAGCCGCTATAGTGCTGAATTCAAGGATCCCCTGATAGACAAGGAACATTATCGCAAGCCTATGGAGAAGCTAACTGAGGAGGAAAAGTATGATCGGGAACTCAAGAAGACTCAGCTCATCAAAGCTGCTCCAGCAGCGAAAACAAGTTCTGTGTTTGAAGACCCAGTCGTCAG tAAATTCACCAACATGATGATGAAAGGAGGAAACAAAATACTGGCCAGATCCCTCATGACTCAG ACTCTGGAATCTGTGAAAAGGAAGCAGTTTGAGAAGTACCATGCCGCTTCTGCAGAGGAACAGGCAACCATTGAACGGAACCCCTACATCATCTTCCACCAAGCACTGAGAAACTGTGAACCTATGATTGGGCTGGTACCGATCCTCAGAGGAGGCCGTATATATCAG GTTCCTACATCCCTACCAGACCGACGTCGCCGCTTCCTGGCCATGAAGTGGATGATCACTGAGTGCCGGGAGAACAAGCATCGGCGGATGCTGATGCCGGAGAAACTGTCACATGAGCTGCTGGAGGCTTTTCATAACCAGGGCCCCGTGATCAAGAGGAAGCACGACATGCACAAGATGGCTGAGGCCAACCGTGCCCTGGCCCACTACCGCTGGTGGTAG
- the GGA3 gene encoding ADP-ribosylation factor-binding protein GGA3 isoform X3: MAETEGESLESWLNKATNPSNRQEDWEYIIGFCDQINKELEGPQIAVRLLAHKIQSPQEWEALQALTVLEACMKNCGRRFHNEVGKFRFLNELIKVVSPKYLGDRVSEKVKTKVIELLYSWTMALPEEAKIKDAYHMLKRQGIVQSDPPIPMDRMLIPSPPPRPKNPVFDDEEKSKLLAKLLKSKNPDDLQEANKLIKSMVKEDEARIQKVTKRLHTLEEVNNNVRLLNEMLLHYSQEDSSDGDRELMKELFDRCENKRRTLFKLASETEDNDNSLGNSHCNNQGTLIDLAELDMTNSLSPMSDPAPTPPSSGIPVLPPPPQASGPPRSRSSSQAEATPGPNSTSNALSLLDEELLCLGLADPAPNVPPKESVGNSQWHLLQREQSDLAFFSPRPGTAACGTSDTPLLQPSVPSSSSSQAPLPPPFPAPVVPASVPAPSVGSFLFSTGVAPKVEPTVPGHHGLALGDSTLHHLDALDQLLEEAKVTSGLVKPAASPLIPTTTPARPLLPFSTGPGSPLFQPLTFQGQGSPLKGPELSLASIHVPLESIKPSSALPVTAYDKNGFRILFHFAKECPPGRPDVLVVVVSMLNTAPLPVKSIVLQAAVPKSMKVKLQPPSGTELSPFSPIQPPAAITQVMLLANPLKEKVRLRYKLTFALGEQLSTEVGEVDQFPPVEQWGNL; encoded by the exons ATGGCGGAGACGGAAGGGGAGAGCCTGGAGTCCTGGCTGA ATAAAGCCACCAATCCTTCCAACCGCCAGGAGGACTGGGAATACATAATTGGCTTCTGTGATCAGATCAACAAGGAGCTGGAAGG GCCACAGATCGCTGTCCGCCTGCTGGCCCACAAGATCCAGTCCCCACAGGAATGGGAAGCACTTCAGGCCCTGACG GTGCTGGAGGCGTGCATGAAGAACTGTGGGAGGAGATTTCATAACGAAGTGGGGAAGTTCCGCTTTCTGAATGAGTTAATCAAAGTCGTCTCTCCAAAG TACCTGGGGGACAGGGTGTCTGAGAAAGTGAAAACCAAGGTTATTGAGCTGCTGTACAGCTGGACCATGGCCCTGCCAGAAGAAGCAAAGATCAAAGACGCCTACCACATGCTGAAGAGACAGG GCATAGTGCAGTCTGACCCACCCATCCCTATGGACAGGATGCTGATCCCCTCTCCACCACCTCGTCCCAAAAACCCCGTTTTTGATGATGAAGAGAAGTCCAAG CTGTTAGCCAAGCTGCTGAAAAGCAAAAACCCAGATGACTTGCAAGAGGCCAACAAGCTCATCAAGTCCATGGTGAAGGAA GATGAGGCACGAATCCAGAAGGTGACCAAGCGTCTGCACACGTTAGAGGAAGTTAACAACAACGTGAGACTGCTCAATGAGATGCTGCTTCATTACAGCCAGGAGGACTCTTCGGACGGGGACAGAGAGCTGATGAAG gagctgtttgATCGGTGTGAGAACAAGAGGCGGACATTATTTAAACTTGCCAGCGAGACTGAGGACAATGATAACAGTCTGG GAAACAGTCACTGCAATAACCAAGGCACACTCATCGACCTTGCTGAGTTGGACATGACGAACAGTTTGTCCCCCATGTCAGACCCAGCACCAACTCCACCCTCGTCAGGCATCCCAGTTCTCCCTCCACCACCCCAGGCCTCAGGACCTCCACGCAGCCGCTCATCCAGCCAGGCCGAGGCCACCCCCGGGCCCAACAGCACAAGCAACGCCCTCTCCTTGCTGGATGAGGAGCTGCTCTGTTTGG GCCTTGCCGACCCAGCCCCAAATGTTCCTCCCAAAGAGTCAGTTGGGAACAGCCAGTGGCACCTGCTTCAG AGGGAACAGTCCGACCTGGCTTTCTTCAGCCCCAGGCCGGGGACTGCTGCCTGCGGTACCTCCGACACTCCTCTGCTCCAGCCCTCAGTcccctcctcaagcagctcccaagCTCCACTGCCGCCTCCCTTCCcagctcctgtggtcccagccagtGTTCCTGCCCCCAGTGTGGGCTCCTTCTTGTTCTCTACTGGAGTGGCCCCAAAAGTTGAGCCCACAGTCCCTGGGCACCATGGCTTGGCGTTGGGCGACAGTACGCTGCACCACCTGGATGCCCTCGATCAGCTTCTAGAAGAGGCCAAAGT gaCCTCAGGCTTGGTGAAACCTGCTGCCTCCCCTCtcatccccaccaccaccccagccaGGCCTCTCCTGCCCTTCTCCACAGGGCCTGGCAGCCCACTCTTCCAACCACTTACTTTCCAGGGCCAGGGCAGCCCCCTGAAGGGGCCTGAGCTCTCCCTGGCCAGCATCCACGTGCCCCTGGAATCAATCAAGCCTA GTAGTGCCCTTCCCGTGACAGCGTATGATAAAAACGGCTTCCGCATCCTCTTCCACTTTGCCAAGGAGTGTCCCCCAGGACGGCCTGacgtgctggtggtggtggtgtccATGCTGAACACAGCTCCCTTACCTGTCAAGAGCATCGTGCTGCAAGCTGCAGTGCCCAAG tcAATGAAAGTGAAGTTGCAGCCACCCTCTGGGACAGAACTCTCTCCATTTAGCCCCATCCAGCCACCTGCAGCCATCACCCAGGTCATGTTGCTGGCCAATCCACTGAAG GAGAAGGTGCGGCTTCGGTATAAGCTGACCTTCGCCCTGGGGGAGCAGCTGAGCACAGAGGTGGGCGAGGTGGACCAGTTCCCTCCTGTGGAGCAGTGGGGAAACCTATGA
- the GGA3 gene encoding ADP-ribosylation factor-binding protein GGA3 isoform X5, with product MKNCGRRFHNEVGKFRFLNELIKVVSPKYLGDRVSEKVKTKVIELLYSWTMALPEEAKIKDAYHMLKRQGIVQSDPPIPMDRMLIPSPPPRPKNPVFDDEEKSKLLAKLLKSKNPDDLQEANKLIKSMVKEDEARIQKVTKRLHTLEEVNNNVRLLNEMLLHYSQEDSSDGDRELMKELFDRCENKRRTLFKLASETEDNDNSLGNSHCNNQGTLIDLAELDMTNSLSPMSDPAPTPPSSGIPVLPPPPQASGPPRSRSSSQAEATPGPNSTSNALSLLDEELLCLGLADPAPNVPPKESVGNSQWHLLQREQSDLAFFSPRPGTAACGTSDTPLLQPSVPSSSSSQAPLPPPFPAPVVPASVPAPSVGSFLFSTGVAPKVEPTVPGHHGLALGDSTLHHLDALDQLLEEAKVTSGLVKPAASPLIPTTTPARPLLPFSTGPGSPLFQPLTFQGQGSPLKGPELSLASIHVPLESIKPSSALPVTAYDKNGFRILFHFAKECPPGRPDVLVVVVSMLNTAPLPVKSIVLQAAVPKSMKVKLQPPSGTELSPFSPIQPPAAITQVMLLANPLKEKVRLRYKLTFALGEQLSTEVGEVDQFPPVEQWGNL from the exons ATGAAGAACTGTGGGAGGAGATTTCATAACGAAGTGGGGAAGTTCCGCTTTCTGAATGAGTTAATCAAAGTCGTCTCTCCAAAG TACCTGGGGGACAGGGTGTCTGAGAAAGTGAAAACCAAGGTTATTGAGCTGCTGTACAGCTGGACCATGGCCCTGCCAGAAGAAGCAAAGATCAAAGACGCCTACCACATGCTGAAGAGACAGG GCATAGTGCAGTCTGACCCACCCATCCCTATGGACAGGATGCTGATCCCCTCTCCACCACCTCGTCCCAAAAACCCCGTTTTTGATGATGAAGAGAAGTCCAAG CTGTTAGCCAAGCTGCTGAAAAGCAAAAACCCAGATGACTTGCAAGAGGCCAACAAGCTCATCAAGTCCATGGTGAAGGAA GATGAGGCACGAATCCAGAAGGTGACCAAGCGTCTGCACACGTTAGAGGAAGTTAACAACAACGTGAGACTGCTCAATGAGATGCTGCTTCATTACAGCCAGGAGGACTCTTCGGACGGGGACAGAGAGCTGATGAAG gagctgtttgATCGGTGTGAGAACAAGAGGCGGACATTATTTAAACTTGCCAGCGAGACTGAGGACAATGATAACAGTCTGG GAAACAGTCACTGCAATAACCAAGGCACACTCATCGACCTTGCTGAGTTGGACATGACGAACAGTTTGTCCCCCATGTCAGACCCAGCACCAACTCCACCCTCGTCAGGCATCCCAGTTCTCCCTCCACCACCCCAGGCCTCAGGACCTCCACGCAGCCGCTCATCCAGCCAGGCCGAGGCCACCCCCGGGCCCAACAGCACAAGCAACGCCCTCTCCTTGCTGGATGAGGAGCTGCTCTGTTTGG GCCTTGCCGACCCAGCCCCAAATGTTCCTCCCAAAGAGTCAGTTGGGAACAGCCAGTGGCACCTGCTTCAG AGGGAACAGTCCGACCTGGCTTTCTTCAGCCCCAGGCCGGGGACTGCTGCCTGCGGTACCTCCGACACTCCTCTGCTCCAGCCCTCAGTcccctcctcaagcagctcccaagCTCCACTGCCGCCTCCCTTCCcagctcctgtggtcccagccagtGTTCCTGCCCCCAGTGTGGGCTCCTTCTTGTTCTCTACTGGAGTGGCCCCAAAAGTTGAGCCCACAGTCCCTGGGCACCATGGCTTGGCGTTGGGCGACAGTACGCTGCACCACCTGGATGCCCTCGATCAGCTTCTAGAAGAGGCCAAAGT gaCCTCAGGCTTGGTGAAACCTGCTGCCTCCCCTCtcatccccaccaccaccccagccaGGCCTCTCCTGCCCTTCTCCACAGGGCCTGGCAGCCCACTCTTCCAACCACTTACTTTCCAGGGCCAGGGCAGCCCCCTGAAGGGGCCTGAGCTCTCCCTGGCCAGCATCCACGTGCCCCTGGAATCAATCAAGCCTA GTAGTGCCCTTCCCGTGACAGCGTATGATAAAAACGGCTTCCGCATCCTCTTCCACTTTGCCAAGGAGTGTCCCCCAGGACGGCCTGacgtgctggtggtggtggtgtccATGCTGAACACAGCTCCCTTACCTGTCAAGAGCATCGTGCTGCAAGCTGCAGTGCCCAAG tcAATGAAAGTGAAGTTGCAGCCACCCTCTGGGACAGAACTCTCTCCATTTAGCCCCATCCAGCCACCTGCAGCCATCACCCAGGTCATGTTGCTGGCCAATCCACTGAAG GAGAAGGTGCGGCTTCGGTATAAGCTGACCTTCGCCCTGGGGGAGCAGCTGAGCACAGAGGTGGGCGAGGTGGACCAGTTCCCTCCTGTGGAGCAGTGGGGAAACCTATGA
- the GGA3 gene encoding ADP-ribosylation factor-binding protein GGA3 isoform X2, with the protein MAETEGESLESWLNKATNPSNRQEDWEYIIGFCDQINKELEGPQIAVRLLAHKIQSPQEWEALQALTYLGDRVSEKVKTKVIELLYSWTMALPEEAKIKDAYHMLKRQGIVQSDPPIPMDRMLIPSPPPRPKNPVFDDEEKSKLLAKLLKSKNPDDLQEANKLIKSMVKEDEARIQKVTKRLHTLEEVNNNVRLLNEMLLHYSQEDSSDGDRELMKELFDRCENKRRTLFKLASETEDNDNSLGDILQASDNLSRVINSYKTIIEGQVINGEVATLTLPDSEGNSHCNNQGTLIDLAELDMTNSLSPMSDPAPTPPSSGIPVLPPPPQASGPPRSRSSSQAEATPGPNSTSNALSLLDEELLCLGLADPAPNVPPKESVGNSQWHLLQREQSDLAFFSPRPGTAACGTSDTPLLQPSVPSSSSSQAPLPPPFPAPVVPASVPAPSVGSFLFSTGVAPKVEPTVPGHHGLALGDSTLHHLDALDQLLEEAKVTSGLVKPAASPLIPTTTPARPLLPFSTGPGSPLFQPLTFQGQGSPLKGPELSLASIHVPLESIKPSSALPVTAYDKNGFRILFHFAKECPPGRPDVLVVVVSMLNTAPLPVKSIVLQAAVPKSMKVKLQPPSGTELSPFSPIQPPAAITQVMLLANPLKEKVRLRYKLTFALGEQLSTEVGEVDQFPPVEQWGNL; encoded by the exons ATGGCGGAGACGGAAGGGGAGAGCCTGGAGTCCTGGCTGA ATAAAGCCACCAATCCTTCCAACCGCCAGGAGGACTGGGAATACATAATTGGCTTCTGTGATCAGATCAACAAGGAGCTGGAAGG GCCACAGATCGCTGTCCGCCTGCTGGCCCACAAGATCCAGTCCCCACAGGAATGGGAAGCACTTCAGGCCCTGACG TACCTGGGGGACAGGGTGTCTGAGAAAGTGAAAACCAAGGTTATTGAGCTGCTGTACAGCTGGACCATGGCCCTGCCAGAAGAAGCAAAGATCAAAGACGCCTACCACATGCTGAAGAGACAGG GCATAGTGCAGTCTGACCCACCCATCCCTATGGACAGGATGCTGATCCCCTCTCCACCACCTCGTCCCAAAAACCCCGTTTTTGATGATGAAGAGAAGTCCAAG CTGTTAGCCAAGCTGCTGAAAAGCAAAAACCCAGATGACTTGCAAGAGGCCAACAAGCTCATCAAGTCCATGGTGAAGGAA GATGAGGCACGAATCCAGAAGGTGACCAAGCGTCTGCACACGTTAGAGGAAGTTAACAACAACGTGAGACTGCTCAATGAGATGCTGCTTCATTACAGCCAGGAGGACTCTTCGGACGGGGACAGAGAGCTGATGAAG gagctgtttgATCGGTGTGAGAACAAGAGGCGGACATTATTTAAACTTGCCAGCGAGACTGAGGACAATGATAACAGTCTGG GGGACATCCTGCAGGCCAGTGACAATCTCTCCCGGGTCATCAActcttataaaacaattattgaaGGGCAGGTCATCAATGGTGAGGTGGCCACCTTAACCCTGCCTGACTCAGAAG GAAACAGTCACTGCAATAACCAAGGCACACTCATCGACCTTGCTGAGTTGGACATGACGAACAGTTTGTCCCCCATGTCAGACCCAGCACCAACTCCACCCTCGTCAGGCATCCCAGTTCTCCCTCCACCACCCCAGGCCTCAGGACCTCCACGCAGCCGCTCATCCAGCCAGGCCGAGGCCACCCCCGGGCCCAACAGCACAAGCAACGCCCTCTCCTTGCTGGATGAGGAGCTGCTCTGTTTGG GCCTTGCCGACCCAGCCCCAAATGTTCCTCCCAAAGAGTCAGTTGGGAACAGCCAGTGGCACCTGCTTCAG AGGGAACAGTCCGACCTGGCTTTCTTCAGCCCCAGGCCGGGGACTGCTGCCTGCGGTACCTCCGACACTCCTCTGCTCCAGCCCTCAGTcccctcctcaagcagctcccaagCTCCACTGCCGCCTCCCTTCCcagctcctgtggtcccagccagtGTTCCTGCCCCCAGTGTGGGCTCCTTCTTGTTCTCTACTGGAGTGGCCCCAAAAGTTGAGCCCACAGTCCCTGGGCACCATGGCTTGGCGTTGGGCGACAGTACGCTGCACCACCTGGATGCCCTCGATCAGCTTCTAGAAGAGGCCAAAGT gaCCTCAGGCTTGGTGAAACCTGCTGCCTCCCCTCtcatccccaccaccaccccagccaGGCCTCTCCTGCCCTTCTCCACAGGGCCTGGCAGCCCACTCTTCCAACCACTTACTTTCCAGGGCCAGGGCAGCCCCCTGAAGGGGCCTGAGCTCTCCCTGGCCAGCATCCACGTGCCCCTGGAATCAATCAAGCCTA GTAGTGCCCTTCCCGTGACAGCGTATGATAAAAACGGCTTCCGCATCCTCTTCCACTTTGCCAAGGAGTGTCCCCCAGGACGGCCTGacgtgctggtggtggtggtgtccATGCTGAACACAGCTCCCTTACCTGTCAAGAGCATCGTGCTGCAAGCTGCAGTGCCCAAG tcAATGAAAGTGAAGTTGCAGCCACCCTCTGGGACAGAACTCTCTCCATTTAGCCCCATCCAGCCACCTGCAGCCATCACCCAGGTCATGTTGCTGGCCAATCCACTGAAG GAGAAGGTGCGGCTTCGGTATAAGCTGACCTTCGCCCTGGGGGAGCAGCTGAGCACAGAGGTGGGCGAGGTGGACCAGTTCCCTCCTGTGGAGCAGTGGGGAAACCTATGA
- the GGA3 gene encoding ADP-ribosylation factor-binding protein GGA3 isoform X4, producing the protein MKNCGRRFHNEVGKFRFLNELIKVVSPKYLGDRVSEKVKTKVIELLYSWTMALPEEAKIKDAYHMLKRQGIVQSDPPIPMDRMLIPSPPPRPKNPVFDDEEKSKLLAKLLKSKNPDDLQEANKLIKSMVKEDEARIQKVTKRLHTLEEVNNNVRLLNEMLLHYSQEDSSDGDRELMKELFDRCENKRRTLFKLASETEDNDNSLGDILQASDNLSRVINSYKTIIEGQVINGEVATLTLPDSEGNSHCNNQGTLIDLAELDMTNSLSPMSDPAPTPPSSGIPVLPPPPQASGPPRSRSSSQAEATPGPNSTSNALSLLDEELLCLGLADPAPNVPPKESVGNSQWHLLQREQSDLAFFSPRPGTAACGTSDTPLLQPSVPSSSSSQAPLPPPFPAPVVPASVPAPSVGSFLFSTGVAPKVEPTVPGHHGLALGDSTLHHLDALDQLLEEAKVTSGLVKPAASPLIPTTTPARPLLPFSTGPGSPLFQPLTFQGQGSPLKGPELSLASIHVPLESIKPSSALPVTAYDKNGFRILFHFAKECPPGRPDVLVVVVSMLNTAPLPVKSIVLQAAVPKSMKVKLQPPSGTELSPFSPIQPPAAITQVMLLANPLKEKVRLRYKLTFALGEQLSTEVGEVDQFPPVEQWGNL; encoded by the exons ATGAAGAACTGTGGGAGGAGATTTCATAACGAAGTGGGGAAGTTCCGCTTTCTGAATGAGTTAATCAAAGTCGTCTCTCCAAAG TACCTGGGGGACAGGGTGTCTGAGAAAGTGAAAACCAAGGTTATTGAGCTGCTGTACAGCTGGACCATGGCCCTGCCAGAAGAAGCAAAGATCAAAGACGCCTACCACATGCTGAAGAGACAGG GCATAGTGCAGTCTGACCCACCCATCCCTATGGACAGGATGCTGATCCCCTCTCCACCACCTCGTCCCAAAAACCCCGTTTTTGATGATGAAGAGAAGTCCAAG CTGTTAGCCAAGCTGCTGAAAAGCAAAAACCCAGATGACTTGCAAGAGGCCAACAAGCTCATCAAGTCCATGGTGAAGGAA GATGAGGCACGAATCCAGAAGGTGACCAAGCGTCTGCACACGTTAGAGGAAGTTAACAACAACGTGAGACTGCTCAATGAGATGCTGCTTCATTACAGCCAGGAGGACTCTTCGGACGGGGACAGAGAGCTGATGAAG gagctgtttgATCGGTGTGAGAACAAGAGGCGGACATTATTTAAACTTGCCAGCGAGACTGAGGACAATGATAACAGTCTGG GGGACATCCTGCAGGCCAGTGACAATCTCTCCCGGGTCATCAActcttataaaacaattattgaaGGGCAGGTCATCAATGGTGAGGTGGCCACCTTAACCCTGCCTGACTCAGAAG GAAACAGTCACTGCAATAACCAAGGCACACTCATCGACCTTGCTGAGTTGGACATGACGAACAGTTTGTCCCCCATGTCAGACCCAGCACCAACTCCACCCTCGTCAGGCATCCCAGTTCTCCCTCCACCACCCCAGGCCTCAGGACCTCCACGCAGCCGCTCATCCAGCCAGGCCGAGGCCACCCCCGGGCCCAACAGCACAAGCAACGCCCTCTCCTTGCTGGATGAGGAGCTGCTCTGTTTGG GCCTTGCCGACCCAGCCCCAAATGTTCCTCCCAAAGAGTCAGTTGGGAACAGCCAGTGGCACCTGCTTCAG AGGGAACAGTCCGACCTGGCTTTCTTCAGCCCCAGGCCGGGGACTGCTGCCTGCGGTACCTCCGACACTCCTCTGCTCCAGCCCTCAGTcccctcctcaagcagctcccaagCTCCACTGCCGCCTCCCTTCCcagctcctgtggtcccagccagtGTTCCTGCCCCCAGTGTGGGCTCCTTCTTGTTCTCTACTGGAGTGGCCCCAAAAGTTGAGCCCACAGTCCCTGGGCACCATGGCTTGGCGTTGGGCGACAGTACGCTGCACCACCTGGATGCCCTCGATCAGCTTCTAGAAGAGGCCAAAGT gaCCTCAGGCTTGGTGAAACCTGCTGCCTCCCCTCtcatccccaccaccaccccagccaGGCCTCTCCTGCCCTTCTCCACAGGGCCTGGCAGCCCACTCTTCCAACCACTTACTTTCCAGGGCCAGGGCAGCCCCCTGAAGGGGCCTGAGCTCTCCCTGGCCAGCATCCACGTGCCCCTGGAATCAATCAAGCCTA GTAGTGCCCTTCCCGTGACAGCGTATGATAAAAACGGCTTCCGCATCCTCTTCCACTTTGCCAAGGAGTGTCCCCCAGGACGGCCTGacgtgctggtggtggtggtgtccATGCTGAACACAGCTCCCTTACCTGTCAAGAGCATCGTGCTGCAAGCTGCAGTGCCCAAG tcAATGAAAGTGAAGTTGCAGCCACCCTCTGGGACAGAACTCTCTCCATTTAGCCCCATCCAGCCACCTGCAGCCATCACCCAGGTCATGTTGCTGGCCAATCCACTGAAG GAGAAGGTGCGGCTTCGGTATAAGCTGACCTTCGCCCTGGGGGAGCAGCTGAGCACAGAGGTGGGCGAGGTGGACCAGTTCCCTCCTGTGGAGCAGTGGGGAAACCTATGA
- the GGA3 gene encoding ADP-ribosylation factor-binding protein GGA3 isoform X1, whose product MAETEGESLESWLNKATNPSNRQEDWEYIIGFCDQINKELEGPQIAVRLLAHKIQSPQEWEALQALTVLEACMKNCGRRFHNEVGKFRFLNELIKVVSPKYLGDRVSEKVKTKVIELLYSWTMALPEEAKIKDAYHMLKRQGIVQSDPPIPMDRMLIPSPPPRPKNPVFDDEEKSKLLAKLLKSKNPDDLQEANKLIKSMVKEDEARIQKVTKRLHTLEEVNNNVRLLNEMLLHYSQEDSSDGDRELMKELFDRCENKRRTLFKLASETEDNDNSLGDILQASDNLSRVINSYKTIIEGQVINGEVATLTLPDSEGNSHCNNQGTLIDLAELDMTNSLSPMSDPAPTPPSSGIPVLPPPPQASGPPRSRSSSQAEATPGPNSTSNALSLLDEELLCLGLADPAPNVPPKESVGNSQWHLLQREQSDLAFFSPRPGTAACGTSDTPLLQPSVPSSSSSQAPLPPPFPAPVVPASVPAPSVGSFLFSTGVAPKVEPTVPGHHGLALGDSTLHHLDALDQLLEEAKVTSGLVKPAASPLIPTTTPARPLLPFSTGPGSPLFQPLTFQGQGSPLKGPELSLASIHVPLESIKPSSALPVTAYDKNGFRILFHFAKECPPGRPDVLVVVVSMLNTAPLPVKSIVLQAAVPKSMKVKLQPPSGTELSPFSPIQPPAAITQVMLLANPLKEKVRLRYKLTFALGEQLSTEVGEVDQFPPVEQWGNL is encoded by the exons ATGGCGGAGACGGAAGGGGAGAGCCTGGAGTCCTGGCTGA ATAAAGCCACCAATCCTTCCAACCGCCAGGAGGACTGGGAATACATAATTGGCTTCTGTGATCAGATCAACAAGGAGCTGGAAGG GCCACAGATCGCTGTCCGCCTGCTGGCCCACAAGATCCAGTCCCCACAGGAATGGGAAGCACTTCAGGCCCTGACG GTGCTGGAGGCGTGCATGAAGAACTGTGGGAGGAGATTTCATAACGAAGTGGGGAAGTTCCGCTTTCTGAATGAGTTAATCAAAGTCGTCTCTCCAAAG TACCTGGGGGACAGGGTGTCTGAGAAAGTGAAAACCAAGGTTATTGAGCTGCTGTACAGCTGGACCATGGCCCTGCCAGAAGAAGCAAAGATCAAAGACGCCTACCACATGCTGAAGAGACAGG GCATAGTGCAGTCTGACCCACCCATCCCTATGGACAGGATGCTGATCCCCTCTCCACCACCTCGTCCCAAAAACCCCGTTTTTGATGATGAAGAGAAGTCCAAG CTGTTAGCCAAGCTGCTGAAAAGCAAAAACCCAGATGACTTGCAAGAGGCCAACAAGCTCATCAAGTCCATGGTGAAGGAA GATGAGGCACGAATCCAGAAGGTGACCAAGCGTCTGCACACGTTAGAGGAAGTTAACAACAACGTGAGACTGCTCAATGAGATGCTGCTTCATTACAGCCAGGAGGACTCTTCGGACGGGGACAGAGAGCTGATGAAG gagctgtttgATCGGTGTGAGAACAAGAGGCGGACATTATTTAAACTTGCCAGCGAGACTGAGGACAATGATAACAGTCTGG GGGACATCCTGCAGGCCAGTGACAATCTCTCCCGGGTCATCAActcttataaaacaattattgaaGGGCAGGTCATCAATGGTGAGGTGGCCACCTTAACCCTGCCTGACTCAGAAG GAAACAGTCACTGCAATAACCAAGGCACACTCATCGACCTTGCTGAGTTGGACATGACGAACAGTTTGTCCCCCATGTCAGACCCAGCACCAACTCCACCCTCGTCAGGCATCCCAGTTCTCCCTCCACCACCCCAGGCCTCAGGACCTCCACGCAGCCGCTCATCCAGCCAGGCCGAGGCCACCCCCGGGCCCAACAGCACAAGCAACGCCCTCTCCTTGCTGGATGAGGAGCTGCTCTGTTTGG GCCTTGCCGACCCAGCCCCAAATGTTCCTCCCAAAGAGTCAGTTGGGAACAGCCAGTGGCACCTGCTTCAG AGGGAACAGTCCGACCTGGCTTTCTTCAGCCCCAGGCCGGGGACTGCTGCCTGCGGTACCTCCGACACTCCTCTGCTCCAGCCCTCAGTcccctcctcaagcagctcccaagCTCCACTGCCGCCTCCCTTCCcagctcctgtggtcccagccagtGTTCCTGCCCCCAGTGTGGGCTCCTTCTTGTTCTCTACTGGAGTGGCCCCAAAAGTTGAGCCCACAGTCCCTGGGCACCATGGCTTGGCGTTGGGCGACAGTACGCTGCACCACCTGGATGCCCTCGATCAGCTTCTAGAAGAGGCCAAAGT gaCCTCAGGCTTGGTGAAACCTGCTGCCTCCCCTCtcatccccaccaccaccccagccaGGCCTCTCCTGCCCTTCTCCACAGGGCCTGGCAGCCCACTCTTCCAACCACTTACTTTCCAGGGCCAGGGCAGCCCCCTGAAGGGGCCTGAGCTCTCCCTGGCCAGCATCCACGTGCCCCTGGAATCAATCAAGCCTA GTAGTGCCCTTCCCGTGACAGCGTATGATAAAAACGGCTTCCGCATCCTCTTCCACTTTGCCAAGGAGTGTCCCCCAGGACGGCCTGacgtgctggtggtggtggtgtccATGCTGAACACAGCTCCCTTACCTGTCAAGAGCATCGTGCTGCAAGCTGCAGTGCCCAAG tcAATGAAAGTGAAGTTGCAGCCACCCTCTGGGACAGAACTCTCTCCATTTAGCCCCATCCAGCCACCTGCAGCCATCACCCAGGTCATGTTGCTGGCCAATCCACTGAAG GAGAAGGTGCGGCTTCGGTATAAGCTGACCTTCGCCCTGGGGGAGCAGCTGAGCACAGAGGTGGGCGAGGTGGACCAGTTCCCTCCTGTGGAGCAGTGGGGAAACCTATGA